In Kitasatospora gansuensis, a genomic segment contains:
- a CDS encoding SDR family oxidoreductase: protein MTRRWLITGCSSGLGLALAEAVAAAGDTVLATARKPATLAELSRRHPDHVLTAALDIRDQAQVDDAVALAADRFGGLDVLVNNAGSGLFGAVEEVADEELRDQLETLVVGPWRLVRAVLPLFRAQGSGHVVNVSSLAGRMAFPGLGAYVTGKYALEGMSQALAAEVRPLGIRVSVVEPGGFATRYGAAIAETGRRLPAYTEQLEPMREAMRQMETAPGLNRPEYFAELVRRLVAAEDTPLRVPVGPDAYAYLDHTEQAARDELAAARAFSELPD from the coding sequence ATGACACGTCGTTGGCTGATCACCGGATGCTCCTCGGGCCTCGGCCTGGCCCTGGCGGAGGCCGTCGCCGCGGCGGGCGACACCGTGCTGGCCACCGCCCGCAAGCCGGCCACCCTGGCGGAGCTGAGCCGCCGTCACCCCGACCACGTGCTCACCGCCGCGCTCGACATCCGCGACCAGGCCCAGGTGGACGACGCGGTGGCGCTGGCGGCCGACCGGTTCGGCGGGCTCGACGTACTGGTCAACAACGCGGGTAGCGGCCTCTTCGGCGCGGTCGAGGAGGTCGCCGACGAGGAGCTGCGCGACCAGCTGGAGACCCTGGTGGTCGGCCCCTGGCGACTGGTCCGCGCCGTGCTGCCGCTGTTCCGGGCCCAGGGGTCCGGACACGTCGTCAACGTCTCCTCGCTGGCCGGCCGGATGGCCTTCCCCGGCCTGGGCGCGTACGTCACCGGCAAGTACGCCCTGGAGGGCATGAGCCAGGCGTTGGCGGCCGAGGTGCGCCCGCTCGGCATCCGGGTCTCGGTGGTCGAGCCCGGCGGCTTCGCCACCCGCTACGGCGCCGCCATCGCCGAGACCGGCCGGCGGCTCCCGGCCTATACCGAGCAGCTCGAACCGATGCGGGAGGCGATGCGGCAGATGGAGACCGCGCCCGGGCTGAACCGGCCCGAGTACTTCGCCGAGCTGGTCCGGCGGCTGGTGGCCGCCGAGGACACCCCGCTGCGGGTCCCGGTCGGCCCCGACGCCTACGCCTACCTGGACCACACCGAGCAGGCCGCCCGGGACGAACTGGCCGCCGCCAGGGCCTTCAGCGAGCTCCCCGACTGA
- a CDS encoding LysE family translocator: MISGGALAGIALVSFGMALTPGPNLIYLVSRSVVQGRRAGLVSLAGVGVGFAVYLVAATAGIATVFALVPEVYLTLKLAGACYLLWLAWQMVRPGGESVFAPKELAPDRPRKLFLMGLVTCLLNPKIAILYISLLPQFVSPEQGQVALQSLLLGLTQITVCLLCDGAFVLMAGSVAAFLARRPTWQRVHRYAMGTLLAGFALRLAADRSKAVLAAP; encoded by the coding sequence ATGATCAGCGGCGGAGCGTTGGCGGGAATCGCCTTGGTGTCGTTCGGGATGGCCCTCACCCCGGGGCCCAACCTGATCTATCTGGTCTCCCGGTCGGTGGTCCAGGGCCGCCGGGCCGGGCTGGTCTCGCTGGCCGGGGTGGGCGTCGGCTTCGCGGTCTACCTGGTCGCCGCGACCGCCGGGATCGCCACCGTCTTCGCGCTGGTGCCCGAGGTCTACCTGACCCTCAAGCTGGCCGGGGCCTGCTACCTGCTCTGGCTGGCCTGGCAGATGGTCCGGCCGGGCGGCGAATCGGTCTTCGCGCCCAAGGAGTTGGCGCCCGACCGGCCGCGCAAGCTGTTCCTGATGGGCCTGGTCACCTGCCTGCTGAACCCCAAGATCGCCATCCTGTACATCTCGCTGCTGCCGCAGTTCGTCTCGCCCGAGCAGGGTCAGGTCGCCCTGCAGAGCCTGCTGCTCGGACTCACCCAGATCACCGTCTGCCTGCTCTGCGACGGCGCGTTCGTGCTGATGGCCGGTTCGGTCGCGGCCTTCCTGGCCCGTCGCCCGACCTGGCAGCGCGTGCACCGCTACGCGATGGGCACGCTGCTGGCCGGCTTCGCCCTGCGGCTCGCCGCCGACCGCTCGAAGGCGGTGCTGGCCGCGCCGTGA
- a CDS encoding AAA family ATPase, which produces MTTAPTRTWRATATYPVAPEGWTGRSRLEEFIDAMIELGLTGQIFGEHGIGKTSGFHSHLAAAHPDLRLVVVPAANLTPDDLLANAPVRDEATGELVLRQLVMSQLRPGQPFVLLIDDSLQAGDAIQSQLMQIACNWTLGAYDLRELGCVGVFLTDNESLAETAARRGDLAILDRMVTIRISAADTAWRISLAARFPEWDLKPVFAVWAALAPAVRELLSPRTLEHVLANAREGFPLVWGLPLVNGERLRLAEPGADGRPGPDRTHETLDRIAGALGVPNPARIADPVRRVLRAAFARRWAVLLQGPPGCGKTELVRELATEALDGRPPLYFSLPVTNVEDLCAPIPTPDGTLDNLLAGIFTGDEPKVLVWDEYNRPKDRSAFAKLMEITQEWSIAGHPIANLRAQIALQNPPYHLGRKLLVARNNIAQASRFTASLDLDPADIPANEWLIARYGPVAETVLDWWKFDLDEDGRGWISKRTMERLIKLHQHGLPLEMGTVYLGDGEYAPVSLTALIDRLADRPVAGLREIAADPRGWEARLRRAAEQSSEGGNDTDLVHQAIANAELSQLRRYKGVVLRMVALLPPKLRSTYLVGASPEQQRFWISLFAKLPR; this is translated from the coding sequence ATGACCACCGCACCCACCAGGACCTGGCGGGCCACCGCCACCTACCCGGTCGCGCCCGAGGGCTGGACCGGCCGCTCCCGGCTGGAGGAGTTCATCGACGCGATGATCGAACTCGGCCTGACCGGGCAGATCTTCGGCGAGCACGGCATCGGCAAGACCTCCGGCTTCCACAGCCACCTGGCCGCCGCCCACCCGGACCTGCGGCTGGTCGTCGTCCCGGCCGCCAACCTGACGCCCGACGACCTGCTGGCCAACGCCCCGGTCCGGGACGAGGCCACCGGCGAACTGGTGCTGCGTCAGCTGGTGATGAGTCAACTGCGGCCGGGACAGCCGTTCGTGCTGCTGATCGACGACTCCCTGCAGGCGGGGGACGCCATCCAGTCGCAGCTGATGCAGATCGCCTGCAACTGGACCCTGGGCGCGTACGACCTGCGCGAACTCGGCTGCGTCGGAGTCTTCCTGACCGACAACGAGTCGCTGGCGGAGACCGCCGCCCGGCGCGGCGATCTCGCCATCCTGGACCGGATGGTGACGATCCGGATCTCCGCCGCCGACACCGCCTGGCGGATCAGCCTGGCCGCCCGCTTCCCGGAGTGGGACCTCAAGCCGGTGTTCGCGGTCTGGGCCGCCCTCGCGCCCGCCGTACGGGAGTTGCTCTCCCCGCGCACCCTGGAACACGTGCTCGCCAACGCCCGTGAGGGCTTCCCGCTGGTCTGGGGCCTGCCCCTGGTCAACGGCGAACGACTCCGGCTGGCCGAGCCCGGCGCGGACGGGCGGCCGGGGCCGGACCGTACCCACGAGACGCTTGACCGGATCGCGGGCGCCCTCGGCGTGCCCAACCCCGCCCGGATCGCCGACCCGGTCCGCCGGGTGCTGCGCGCCGCGTTCGCCCGCCGCTGGGCGGTGCTGCTCCAGGGGCCGCCCGGTTGCGGAAAGACCGAGCTGGTACGGGAGTTGGCGACGGAGGCGCTGGACGGCCGACCGCCGCTGTACTTCTCGCTGCCGGTCACCAACGTCGAGGACCTGTGCGCGCCGATCCCCACCCCCGACGGCACGCTCGACAACCTGCTCGCCGGGATCTTCACCGGCGACGAGCCCAAGGTGCTGGTCTGGGACGAGTACAACCGTCCCAAGGACCGCTCGGCCTTCGCCAAGCTGATGGAGATCACCCAGGAGTGGTCGATCGCGGGCCACCCGATCGCCAACCTGCGCGCCCAGATCGCGCTGCAGAACCCGCCCTACCACCTGGGCCGCAAGCTGCTGGTGGCCCGCAACAACATCGCCCAGGCGAGCCGCTTCACCGCCTCGCTCGACCTGGACCCCGCTGACATCCCCGCCAACGAGTGGCTGATCGCCCGCTACGGCCCGGTCGCCGAGACCGTACTGGACTGGTGGAAGTTCGACCTGGACGAGGACGGCCGGGGCTGGATCAGCAAGCGCACCATGGAACGCCTGATCAAGCTCCACCAGCACGGCCTGCCACTGGAGATGGGCACCGTCTACCTCGGTGACGGCGAGTACGCCCCGGTCTCGCTCACCGCGCTGATCGACCGGCTGGCCGACCGCCCGGTGGCCGGGCTACGGGAGATCGCCGCCGACCCGAGGGGCTGGGAGGCCAGACTGCGCCGGGCGGCCGAGCAGTCCAGCGAGGGCGGCAACGACACCGATCTGGTGCACCAGGCCATCGCGAACGCGGAGTTGTCCCAACTGCGGCGGTACAAGGGCGTGGTGCTGCGGATGGTGGCGCTGCTGCCGCCGAAGCTCCGTTCGACCTATCTGGTCGGCGCCTCGCCGGAGCAACAGCGGTTCTGGATCAGCCTGTTCGCCAAGCTGCCGCGCTGA
- a CDS encoding SDR family NAD(P)-dependent oxidoreductase: MPQGELTEQELAAFELTLGRLRRLPFDDPVRLRAEHSSESFVRDGRKRRRRAGFAGDAALIGSTATGGLARREDAPLPTPSVPTPLGELRRAQHCYVCKTAYWQVDSFYHRLCPDCAADNTARRGLSTDLRGRRALLTGGRVKIGFQLALMMLRDGAELTVTSRFPHDTLRRFQAAPGSEQWLDRLDVVGIDLRDPRQVLGLCEQLRADGRPLDILVNNAAQTLRRPPEAYALLAAGEHESLPPGSRVSLAPGFRPMPALTAAWPATELTGAELTSQVTSLADEAGLLPDTAPANSWSARLGELDPAEVLETQLVNALAPALLCDRLLPLLLASPHPNRYVVNVTAVEGRFEVRNKTGGHPHTNMAKAALNMLTRTSAAELADQGVHMCAVDTGWITDENPAPKKSRLADHGFRTPLDIVDGAARVYDPIVRGEAGSPVSGVFLKDYREAAW, translated from the coding sequence GTGCCACAGGGCGAGTTGACGGAGCAGGAGCTGGCCGCGTTCGAGCTGACGCTCGGACGGCTGCGCCGGCTGCCCTTCGACGATCCGGTCCGGCTGCGGGCCGAGCACAGCAGCGAGTCCTTCGTCCGGGACGGCCGCAAGCGCCGCCGCCGGGCGGGCTTCGCCGGGGACGCCGCGCTGATCGGCAGCACCGCCACCGGCGGTCTGGCCCGCCGTGAGGACGCCCCGCTGCCCACCCCGTCCGTCCCCACCCCGCTCGGCGAACTCCGCCGTGCCCAGCACTGCTACGTCTGCAAGACCGCCTACTGGCAGGTGGACAGCTTCTACCACCGGCTCTGCCCGGACTGCGCCGCCGACAACACCGCCCGGCGCGGCCTCTCCACCGATCTGCGCGGCCGCCGCGCGCTGCTCACCGGCGGCCGGGTGAAGATCGGCTTCCAGCTCGCCCTGATGATGCTCAGGGACGGCGCCGAACTGACCGTCACCAGCCGCTTCCCGCACGACACCCTGCGCCGCTTCCAGGCCGCCCCGGGCAGCGAACAGTGGCTGGACCGGCTCGACGTGGTCGGCATCGACCTCCGCGACCCGCGCCAAGTGCTGGGCCTCTGCGAGCAGTTGCGTGCCGACGGGCGGCCGCTGGACATCCTGGTGAACAATGCCGCGCAGACCCTGCGCCGCCCGCCGGAGGCGTACGCGCTGCTGGCGGCCGGCGAGCACGAGAGCCTGCCACCGGGCAGCCGGGTCTCGCTCGCCCCCGGCTTCCGACCGATGCCCGCGCTCACCGCCGCCTGGCCCGCCACCGAGCTGACCGGCGCCGAACTCACCAGCCAGGTCACCTCGTTGGCCGACGAGGCCGGGCTGCTGCCGGACACCGCACCCGCCAACTCCTGGTCGGCCCGGCTCGGTGAGCTGGACCCGGCCGAGGTGCTGGAGACCCAGCTGGTCAACGCGCTGGCCCCGGCGCTGCTCTGCGACCGCCTGCTGCCGCTGCTGCTCGCCTCCCCGCACCCGAACCGCTACGTCGTGAACGTCACCGCCGTCGAGGGCCGGTTCGAGGTCCGCAACAAGACCGGCGGCCACCCGCACACCAACATGGCCAAGGCCGCCCTCAACATGCTCACCCGCACCAGCGCGGCCGAACTCGCCGACCAAGGCGTCCACATGTGCGCGGTGGACACCGGCTGGATCACCGACGAGAACCCGGCCCCGAAGAAGTCCCGGCTGGCCGACCACGGCTTCCGCACCCCGCTCGACATCGTGGACGGCGCAGCCCGGGTCTACGACCCGATCGTCCGGGGCGAGGCCGGCTCCCCGGTCTCGGGAGTCTTCCTGAAGGACTACCGCGAGGCGGCCTGGTGA
- a CDS encoding HAD family hydrolase, with protein MIKPIELVIFDCDGVLVDSERIALRLQVALGAELGWPLTEEEVIDRFIGRSSTSIKEQIAERLGEPTAARWWEQLMERHQVEVDAGITAVDGLPEALAAITLPTCVASSGSHEKMRHTLGRTGLYGHFEGRIFSAYEVAHGKPAPDLFLYAAERMGVDPAACAVVEDSNPGVRAARAAGMRAFGYAGGLTRAERLAGPGTVVFHDMRELPGLLAGATAGRA; from the coding sequence ATGATCAAGCCGATAGAACTGGTGATATTCGACTGCGACGGCGTACTGGTGGACAGCGAGCGGATCGCCCTCCGGCTGCAGGTCGCGCTGGGCGCCGAACTCGGCTGGCCGCTCACCGAGGAGGAAGTGATCGACCGCTTCATCGGCCGCTCCAGCACCTCTATCAAGGAGCAGATCGCCGAACGGCTCGGCGAGCCCACGGCCGCCCGGTGGTGGGAGCAGCTGATGGAGCGTCATCAGGTCGAGGTGGACGCCGGGATCACCGCCGTGGACGGGCTGCCCGAGGCGCTGGCCGCGATCACGCTGCCGACCTGCGTCGCGTCCAGCGGCTCGCACGAGAAGATGCGCCACACCCTCGGCCGGACCGGTCTGTACGGCCACTTCGAGGGCCGGATCTTCAGCGCCTACGAGGTCGCCCACGGCAAGCCCGCCCCGGACCTGTTCCTGTACGCCGCCGAGCGGATGGGCGTCGACCCCGCCGCCTGCGCGGTGGTCGAGGACAGCAACCCCGGTGTCCGGGCGGCCCGCGCCGCCGGGATGCGGGCCTTCGGCTACGCGGGCGGACTGACCCGGGCCGAGCGGCTGGCAGGCCCCGGCACCGTGGTCTTCCACGACATGCGGGAGCTTCCGGGGCTGCTGGCGGGTGCGACGGCGGGTCGGGCTTGA
- a CDS encoding aldo/keto reductase codes for MRTTKLGVDGPEVGVIGLGCMGMTWAYDPNGRDDTASVEVLRSALDLGVTLIDTADVYGPYDNEELVGKGLACEYRERAVLATKVGLVQGKDGARVGNDGRPEHVRRSIDDSLRRLGTDHVDLYQLHRVDPAVPLEETWGAMAEAVAAGKARRLGLSEVTVEQIQRAQAVHPVASVQSELSLWTRDALAEVVPYTEANGIAFLPFSPLGRGFLAGRFSSAADIPADDWRSTLPRFQADALAANQALVDTVRRIADQYGATPAQVALAWVVAQGQYVVPIPGTKTPKYLVDNAGAADLTLTAADLAELDALPAPVGGRY; via the coding sequence ATGCGGACCACCAAGCTCGGTGTCGACGGTCCCGAGGTCGGCGTGATCGGCCTCGGCTGCATGGGGATGACCTGGGCGTACGACCCGAACGGGCGGGACGACACCGCCTCGGTCGAGGTGCTGCGCTCGGCGCTCGACCTCGGGGTGACGCTGATCGACACGGCGGACGTCTACGGGCCGTACGACAACGAGGAGTTGGTCGGCAAGGGCCTGGCCTGCGAGTACCGCGAGCGGGCCGTGCTGGCCACCAAGGTCGGCCTGGTGCAGGGCAAGGACGGGGCCCGGGTCGGCAACGACGGGCGGCCGGAGCACGTGCGGCGGTCGATCGACGACAGCCTGCGCCGGCTGGGCACCGACCACGTGGACCTGTACCAGCTGCACCGGGTCGACCCCGCCGTGCCGCTGGAGGAGACCTGGGGCGCGATGGCGGAGGCGGTCGCGGCCGGCAAGGCGCGCCGACTCGGGCTCTCCGAGGTGACGGTGGAGCAGATCCAGCGGGCACAGGCGGTGCACCCGGTGGCCTCGGTGCAGTCGGAGCTCTCGCTCTGGACCCGGGACGCGCTGGCCGAGGTCGTCCCGTACACCGAGGCGAACGGGATCGCGTTCCTGCCGTTCTCGCCGCTCGGCCGGGGCTTCCTGGCCGGCCGGTTCAGCTCGGCCGCCGACATCCCGGCGGACGACTGGCGGTCCACCCTGCCGCGCTTCCAGGCGGACGCGCTGGCGGCGAACCAGGCGCTGGTGGACACCGTCCGCCGGATCGCCGACCAGTACGGTGCCACTCCGGCGCAGGTCGCGCTGGCCTGGGTGGTCGCGCAGGGGCAGTACGTGGTGCCGATCCCGGGCACCAAGACGCCCAAGTACCTGGTGGACAACGCCGGTGCGGCCGACCTGACCCTGACGGCGGCCGACCTCGCGGAGCTGGACGCGCTGCCCGCTCCGGTCGGCGGCCGGTACTGA
- a CDS encoding aldo/keto reductase, translated as MPTAPATGPSVSPSPVRFGLGTAAVGRPGYITLGRDLDLPAERTVAALRERTHGLLDAAYAAGVRYFDTARSYGRAEEFVGEWLAAHPEAGDVQVGSKWGYTYTADWRTSGVPVHEVKEHSVEVFDRQLKESRALLGARLDVYLVHSVMPDSPALTDPVLHDRLAALAEEGVRVGLSTSGPAQAETVRAALAVTVAGRPLFAAVQSTWNVLEPSAGPALAEAHAAGWLVVVKEGMANGRLADRNAAPELRSLADAAGTSCDALALAAAAAQPWADVVLSGAATAGQLASNLTAPALSPEQLAALAPLAEPAEAYWRTRAALPWA; from the coding sequence GTGCCGACCGCGCCCGCCACCGGACCCTCCGTCAGCCCGTCGCCCGTCCGGTTCGGCCTGGGTACGGCCGCGGTCGGGCGGCCCGGCTACATCACGCTCGGCCGCGACCTCGACCTGCCGGCCGAGCGGACCGTGGCCGCGCTGCGGGAGCGGACGCACGGCCTGCTGGACGCCGCGTACGCGGCCGGGGTGCGGTACTTCGACACCGCCCGGTCGTACGGCCGCGCCGAGGAGTTCGTCGGCGAGTGGCTGGCTGCGCACCCCGAGGCGGGCGATGTGCAGGTGGGCAGCAAGTGGGGTTACACCTACACCGCCGACTGGCGGACCTCCGGCGTGCCCGTGCACGAGGTCAAGGAGCACTCGGTGGAGGTGTTCGACCGTCAACTCAAGGAGTCCCGGGCCCTGTTGGGCGCCCGGCTGGACGTCTACCTGGTGCACTCCGTGATGCCGGACAGCCCCGCCCTCACCGACCCCGTCCTGCACGACCGGCTGGCGGCCCTGGCCGAGGAGGGCGTCCGGGTCGGCCTCTCCACCAGCGGGCCCGCGCAGGCCGAGACGGTCCGGGCCGCCCTGGCCGTGACGGTGGCGGGCCGTCCGCTGTTCGCCGCCGTGCAGTCCACCTGGAACGTGCTGGAGCCGTCCGCCGGGCCCGCGCTGGCCGAGGCGCACGCGGCGGGCTGGCTGGTCGTGGTCAAGGAGGGTATGGCCAACGGCCGCCTGGCCGATCGCAACGCCGCCCCCGAGCTCCGCTCCCTCGCCGACGCGGCCGGCACCTCCTGCGACGCCCTCGCGCTGGCGGCGGCCGCCGCGCAGCCCTGGGCGGACGTGGTGCTCTCGGGCGCGGCCACCGCCGGGCAGCTGGCCTCCAACCTCACCGCCCCGGCGCTCTCCCCCGAGCAGCTCGCCGCACTGGCTCCGCTGGCCGAGCCCGCCGAGGCGTACTGGCGTACCCGGGCCGCGCTGCCCTGGGCCTGA
- a CDS encoding GNAT family N-acetyltransferase has protein sequence MSETTHEPAPAPEAAPVTTGRPPELIALPGGVSLRRRGLADADPLNAAVVANLDHLRPWMAWAAEAPTPELSRELAQAGVTAWDEGTDFMYLVGLDDRPGSVVGAFGLHGRIGPGALEIGYWVSADHTRRGIATAAAARLTEVALALPGVTRVEIHCDEGNQPSAAVPERLGYRLDRTIDYTPTAPAETGRKLIWVRTA, from the coding sequence ATGAGCGAGACCACCCACGAGCCCGCCCCCGCCCCCGAGGCCGCCCCCGTCACCACCGGCCGCCCGCCCGAGCTGATCGCGCTGCCCGGCGGGGTGTCCCTGCGCCGCCGGGGGCTGGCCGACGCCGACCCGCTGAACGCGGCCGTCGTGGCCAACCTGGACCACCTGCGGCCGTGGATGGCGTGGGCCGCCGAGGCCCCCACGCCCGAGCTCTCCCGGGAGCTCGCCCAGGCCGGCGTGACCGCCTGGGACGAGGGCACCGACTTCATGTACCTGGTCGGCCTGGACGACCGACCCGGCAGCGTGGTGGGCGCGTTCGGCCTGCACGGCCGGATCGGCCCGGGTGCGCTGGAGATCGGCTACTGGGTCTCCGCCGACCACACCCGCCGGGGCATCGCCACCGCCGCGGCCGCCCGGCTCACCGAGGTCGCCCTCGCGCTGCCCGGCGTCACCCGGGTGGAGATCCACTGCGACGAGGGCAACCAGCCCAGCGCCGCCGTGCCCGAGCGGCTCGGCTACCGGCTCGACCGGACAATCGACTACACCCCGACCGCCCCCGCCGAGACCGGGCGGAAGCTGATCTGGGTCCGTACCGCCTGA
- a CDS encoding nitroreductase family protein gives MVDSTAPAAAYPTVPLRPMTVPAHEAETRSRSFHDVMALRRTVRDYSTRPIPDGVIDWAIRTASTAPSGAHVQPWRFVVITDPERKRRLREAAEAEEREFYAHRASEEWLAALAPIGTDWEKPFLEDAPAVIVVFEVHKGPDSPRPYYTKESVGIAVGFLLATLHQAGLVTLTHTPSPMRFLNEVCERPVEERAAYVIPVGYPADGARVPDLHRKPLDDVVIRL, from the coding sequence ATGGTTGACAGCACAGCGCCAGCGGCCGCCTACCCGACCGTGCCGCTCCGCCCGATGACGGTCCCCGCCCACGAGGCGGAGACCCGCAGCAGGTCCTTCCACGACGTGATGGCGCTCCGCCGGACCGTCCGCGACTACTCGACCCGCCCGATCCCCGACGGGGTGATCGACTGGGCGATCCGTACCGCCTCGACCGCGCCCAGCGGGGCGCACGTCCAGCCCTGGCGGTTCGTGGTGATCACCGATCCGGAGCGCAAGCGACGGCTGCGCGAGGCGGCCGAGGCCGAGGAGCGGGAGTTCTACGCGCACCGGGCCTCGGAGGAGTGGCTGGCCGCGCTGGCGCCGATCGGGACGGACTGGGAGAAGCCGTTCCTGGAGGACGCCCCGGCCGTGATCGTGGTGTTCGAGGTGCACAAGGGCCCGGACTCGCCCCGGCCCTACTACACCAAGGAGTCGGTCGGAATCGCGGTCGGCTTCCTGCTCGCCACCCTGCACCAGGCCGGTCTGGTGACGCTCACTCACACGCCCAGCCCGATGCGCTTCCTGAACGAGGTCTGCGAGCGGCCGGTCGAGGAGCGTGCCGCGTACGTCATCCCGGTCGGCTACCCGGCGGACGGGGCGCGGGTGCCCGACCTGCACCGCAAGCCGCTCGACGACGTGGTGATCCGGCTCTGA
- a CDS encoding sulfite exporter TauE/SafE family protein translates to MTGLGEIALLAAAGLLGGVVGTAGGITSLITYPALLAVGLPALSASVTNMVALVASWPGAALASRPELADQGRWLRSWVPLSALGGAAGSALVLVTPPGVFARVVPVLVAVGSLALFAQPRLAALHQRRQSRRAPGARGVALPLGLITMSVYNGYFGAGSGVMVLALLLITTEPRLATANALKNMVLGAATLVSAGAFAVFGPVDWWAVLPLGLGAFVGSTLGPLVARRLPPALLRRLVALIGIGLAMQLWLNPSG, encoded by the coding sequence ATGACCGGCCTCGGCGAGATCGCGCTGCTGGCAGCCGCAGGGCTGCTCGGCGGGGTGGTCGGCACCGCGGGCGGCATCACCTCCCTGATCACGTACCCGGCCCTGCTCGCGGTGGGCCTCCCCGCACTCTCGGCGAGTGTCACCAACATGGTCGCGCTGGTCGCGAGCTGGCCCGGCGCGGCCCTCGCCTCCCGGCCCGAACTCGCCGATCAGGGACGGTGGTTGCGAAGCTGGGTGCCGCTGTCGGCGCTGGGCGGGGCGGCCGGATCGGCGCTGGTGCTGGTCACCCCGCCCGGTGTCTTCGCCCGCGTCGTGCCGGTCCTGGTGGCCGTCGGCTCGCTGGCCCTGTTCGCCCAGCCCCGGCTGGCCGCCCTCCACCAGCGGCGCCAGAGCCGCCGCGCTCCGGGCGCCCGCGGGGTGGCCCTGCCGCTCGGCCTGATCACGATGTCGGTCTACAACGGCTACTTCGGCGCGGGGTCCGGGGTGATGGTGCTGGCCCTGCTCCTGATCACCACCGAGCCCCGGCTGGCCACCGCCAACGCCCTGAAGAACATGGTCCTCGGCGCCGCGACGCTGGTCTCCGCCGGAGCCTTCGCCGTCTTCGGCCCCGTCGACTGGTGGGCCGTGCTGCCGCTGGGGCTGGGCGCGTTCGTCGGGTCCACGCTCGGCCCCCTGGTCGCGCGCCGCCTGCCGCCCGCCCTGCTGCGCCGACTGGTCGCCCTGATCGGCATCGGCCTGGCCATGCAGCTGTGGCTCAACCCGAGCGGCTGA